Proteins found in one Lates calcarifer isolate ASB-BC8 linkage group LG8, TLL_Latcal_v3, whole genome shotgun sequence genomic segment:
- the LOC108882747 gene encoding integral membrane protein 2A — protein sequence MVKIAFNSALAQKALGKEVPAAVKDPELASAPVGNEGSTGRCLLTLLGIAFILSGLIVGGACLYRYFTPKRLYHGAMQFNDVSAGAGGESQPYYLPRVEEEVEISDSMAVISVPPPRFRPGDPAYILHDFNRKLTAYLDLTLRTCFVIPLNTSVVLPPQDLIDLFSQLMSGSYRSYLVHEDLVVTERIDDIKPLGFYIRRLCDGKETYRMQRRANLPGGGIQKRSADECFTIHHFENKFVTETQICKA from the exons ATGGTGAAGATTGCTTTTAACTCGGCTCTGGCGCAGAAGGCGCTGGGCAAAGAGGTGCCAGCCGCTGTGAAG GATCCTGAGCTGGCCTCTGCTCCCGTGGGTAACGAGGGCTCCACAGGTCGCTGTCTGCTCACCCTGCTGGGCATCGCCTTCATCCTCAGTGGGCTCATCGTGGGGGGAGCATGTCTCTATCGATACTTCACCCCAAAG AGACTGTATCATGGCGCAATGCAGTTCAACGACGTGTCAGccggagctggaggagagagccAGCCGTACTACCTGCCACgcgtggaggaggaggtggaaatcTCTGACAGCATGGCCGTCATCAGCGTCCCCCCTCCCCGCTTCAGACCTGGAGACCCTGCTTACATTCTCCATGACTTCAACAGG aaGCTGACGGCTTATCTGGACCTGACTCTGAGGACCTGCTTTGTGATTCCTCTGAATACCTCGGTGGTGCTCCCCCCTCAGGACCTCATTGACCTCTTCTCACAGCTGATG TCTGGCTCTTACCGCAGCTACCTGGTGCACGAGGATCTGGTGGTGACTGAGCGTATTGACGATATCAAACCCCTGGGCTTCTACATCCGCCGTCTGTGTGATGGAAAGGAGACATACAGAATGCAGCGCCGTGCAAACCTGCCAG gtGGAGGCATCCAGAAGCGCTCTGCAGACGAATGTTTCACCATCCACCACTTTGAGAACAAGTTTGTGACGGAGACCCAGATCTGCAAGGCTTGA
- the gpr174 gene encoding probable G-protein coupled receptor 174 gives MNLTCENTTDLRTYQHRVYAVVYSVILLPGLLGNVLALWVFRVYIKETKKAVVFMMNLAVADLLQVLSLPLRIYYYLNETWPFGHPLCMICFYLKYVNMYASIYFLVCVSVRRCELIMRPLRYNSSKRKGDMFICATGWLLVCLACLPFPLLRNPYSSHNSTECFSELPLRAVSTAAAWVLLILAEMVGFIIPLILVLACTCLTAGSLKKQTEGAIPDRGEKQRALRMVLSCAVVFLVCFAPYHVTMPLDFLAKAKSLSSCAFRDMILRCHPVTLCLASLNCSLDPLMYYFTTDEFWRRLSKPEIPEAMTFSRRLSCMTGGEEAEDD, from the exons ATGAACCTTACGTGTGAAAACACTACAGATCTCCGGACGTACCAGCACCGTGTGTATGCAGTGGTGTACAGCGTGATCTTATTACCGGGCCTGCTGGGTAATGTGTTGGCCCTCTGGGTGTTCAGGGTCTACATCAAAGAAACCAAGAAGGCTGTGGTGTTTATGATGAACCTAGCCGTGGCTGACCTGCTGCAG gTGCTATCTCTGCCTCTGCGGATCTACTATTACCTGAATGAAACCTGGCCCTTTGGTCATCCCCTCTGCATGATCTGCTTCTATCTCAAGTATGTCAACATGTATGCCTCCATCTACTTCCTGGTGTGTGTCAGCGTGCGTCGCTGTGAGCTTATCATGCGTCCACTGAGGTACAACTCATCCAAACGAAAGGGGGACATGTTTATATGTGCCACTGGCTGGCTTTTGGTCTGCCTGGCCTGTCTGCCCTTCCCTCTGTTGAGGAACCCCTACTCCAGTCATAACTCCACAGAGTGTTTCTCGGAGCTGCCCCTGAGGGCTGTCAGTACTGCAGCAGCCTGGGTTCTCCTGATCTTAGCTGAGATGGTGGGCTTCATCATCCCCCTCATCCTGGTGTTAGCCTGCACTTGTCTAACTGCTGGGAGCCTTAAGAAGCAGACAGAGGGGGCAATTCCTGACCGAGGGGAGAAGCAGAGGGCGTTAAGGATGGTGCTGAGCTGTGCTGTGGTCTTCTTAGTCTGTTTTGCTCCTTACCATGTGACTATGCCCCTGGACTTCTTGGCCAAGGCCAAGTCTCTTAGCAGCTGTGCCTTCAGGGACATGATTCTACGTTGTCACCCTGTCACACTCTGTCTGGCCAGCCTGAACTGCAGTCTGGACCCACTCATGTACTATTTCACAACTGATGAATTCTGGAGGCGACTGAGCAAACCAGAGATACCAGAGGCCATGACTTTCAGCAGGCGTCTGTCCTGCAtgactggaggagaggaggcagaggatgaCTAA